A window of the Dioscorea cayenensis subsp. rotundata cultivar TDr96_F1 chromosome 14, TDr96_F1_v2_PseudoChromosome.rev07_lg8_w22 25.fasta, whole genome shotgun sequence genome harbors these coding sequences:
- the LOC120276019 gene encoding organelle RRM domain-containing protein 6, chloroplastic yields MAASSAMAASLVSSSIPSKTSFSVVSSPFSFLPVSPSRFSFLSLHSRRRSIGVTTVACLPSTPKISITPRTRLFVSGLSFRTTEDSLRNAFQPYGQLVEVNLVMDRIANRPRGFAFLRYATEEESKKAIDGMHGKFLDGRVIFVEVARPRSELHPDSKRNPKQH; encoded by the exons ATGGCGGCAAGCTCGGCCATGGCGGCTTCTCTCGTTTCATCATCAATCCCTTCGAAGACGAGCTTCAGCGTGGTCTCCTCTCCCTTCTCCTTTCTACCTGTATCTCCATCTAGGTTTTCCTTTCTCTCCTTGCATTCTCGGAGGAGATCCATCGGCGTTACCACGGTGGCTTGCCTCCCTTCCACTCCCAAGATCTCCATCACTCCCCGCACCAGGCTCTTCGTCAGTG GTCTATCATTTCGCACCACAGAGGACAGTTTAAGAAATGCTTTCCAACCTTATGGTCAGCTTGTGGAAG TCAACCTTGTTATGGATAGAATAGCAAATAGACCACGAGGGTTTGCTTTTCTTCGTTATGCAACTGAGGAAGAATCCAAGAAGGCCATTGATGGGATGCACGGAAAG TTTTTGGATGGCAGGGTCATATTTGTTGAAGTTGCAAGACCAAGATCAGAGTTGCACCCTGATTCAAAGCGAAATCCAAAGCAACATTGA
- the LOC120276018 gene encoding pentatricopeptide repeat-containing protein At1g05750, chloroplastic-like: NTVSDSSSPCRHSLRRSSARHCRPSSEPTTSASGAGSGLRRTSPCLAGSPPSLSPKPQTQSHPSSPSSTPPSPPSPISSAPTPSPSPLVPSPSSPSPAPSSASPSVSHSPTPSSSTPPSLAPTPSPPTSSSNPSYAFPTPFSVLSFFCHHSHPIGIRPSPCTFPRIITAAKLSAAFPLGESLHSLALKLGFLSYIPISNSFIHFYVSADALDLAQQLFDEMPDRDPVSYNSLIDGYVKNRDLDEAEKLFWSTTDWSVVTWSCLFNGFVRNRMFRRGMDFYSKMRIHSVELDDTTVVTLLMLYAHYKYALFGKSVHGYLLRRWSHLPTHVSSTLIDLYCNCSLLDAAAALFYRMEKKDLICWNTFIAGLGSQGRGKVALDVFEQMLLIGMKPDDVTFIGVLVACAHSGLVEEGVRYFEMMSSRFGIKPSFAHHWCLVDLYVRIGRPLDAMRIIQGMPLDSLSSVWGAVISLARIHGDISVGEYLGKKLIDLEPDNYRRYVPLANLYVAASQWDKYRELMQIMKSVMKASRKLQTFMRY; this comes from the exons AACACTGTCTCTGACTCAAGCTCGCCATGCCGCCATTCTCTCCGACGATCCTCAGCTCGCCATTGTCGTCCCTCCAGTGAACCCACCACCTCCGCCTCCGGCGCCGGCAGCGGTCTCCGCCGCACATCCCCATGCCTCGCCGGATCACCACCCTCTTTGTCCCCGAAGCCTCAAACCCAATCCCATCCCTCCTCCCCCTCCTCAACTCCCCCTTCGCCACCCTCTCCGATCTCCAGCGCGCCCACGCCCTCACCATCACCTCTGGTGCCCTCCCCTTCCTCTCCCTCACCCGCCCCCTCCTCCGCCTCTCCATCCGTCTCTCACTCTCCTACGCCGTCGTCCTCCACTCCTCCTTCCCTCGCGCCGACGCCCTCGCCTCCAACATCCTCATCAAATCCCTCGTACGCCTTTCCGACCCCCTTCTCCGTTCTCTCCTTCTTTTGCCACCACTCTCATCCCATCGGGATCCGCCCTAGTCCCTGCACCTTCCCCCGCATAATCACCGCCGCCAAGCTCTCCGCTGCTTTCCCTCTCGGTGAGTCCCTCCATTCCCTCGCTCTTAAGCTCGGCTTCCTCTCCTACATCCCCATCTCGAACTCTTTTATCCATTTCTACGTGTCCGCTGACGCCCTCGACCTCGCCCAGCAGTTGTTCGACGAAATGCCAGACAGAGACCCGGTCTCTTACAACTCTTTGATCGATGGTTACGTTAAAAACCGTGACTTGGACGAGGCTGAGAAGCTGTTTTGGTCGACGACGGATTGGAGTGTGGTCACTTGGTCCTGCTTGTTCAATGGCTTTGTGCGAAATCGGATGTTTCGTAGAGGTATGGATTTCTATTCCAAGATGAGAATTCACTCCGTTGAGCTTGATGATACCACGGTTGTGACTCTGTTGATGTTGTATGCTCATTACAAGTATGCGTTGTTCGGGAAGTCTGTTCATGGGTATCTGTTGAGAAGATGGTCACATTTGCCAACACATGTGAGTTCTACTTTGATTGATTTGTACTGTAATTGTAGTTTGTTGGACGCCGCAGCGGCTTTGTTCTATAGAATGGAGAAGAAGGACTTGATATGTTGGAATACTTTCATCGCGGGACTTGGAAGTCAAGGTAGAGGTAAAGTGGCACTTGATGTTTTCGAGCAAATGCTGCTGATCGGAATGAAGCCGGATGATGTTACATTCATCGGTGTTTTGGTTGCTTGTGCTCATTCAGGATTGGTTGAGGAGGGTGTTCGATATTTTGAAATGATGAGCTCAAGGTTTGGCATTAAGCCAAGCTTTGCTCATCACTGGTGCTTAGTTGATCTCTATGTTCGAATTGGTAGGCCTTTAGATGCAATGAGGATAATTCAAGGGATGCCTTTGGACAGTTTGTCTTCTGTTTGGGGTGCAGTTATTTCACTTGCAAGGATTCATGGTGATATCAGTGTAGGGGAGTATTTGGGCAAAAAGCTGATTGATTTGGAACCGGATAATTATAGGAGGTATGTGCCACTGGCAAATTTATATGTTGCGGCATCACAGTGGGACAAGTATAGAGAGTTGATGCAAATTATGAAG TCGGTGATGAAAGCCAGCCGGAAATTGCAAACATTTATGAGGTATTAG